DNA sequence from the Staphylococcus epidermidis genome:
TCTAAAATTACAGACTATAATGTTGAGCAGTGGGATACTATGATAGATGTAAATATTAAAGGTACACTCCATGTTTTACAAGCAACATTGCCTTATTTGTTAAAACAATCTAGTGGGCATATCATCAATCTTGCATCAGTATCAGGATTTGAACCAACAAAGACGAACGCCGTTTATGGTGCAACAAAAGCAGCAATACATGCAATCACACAGTCTCTTGAAAAAGAATTAGCACGTACAGGTGTTAAAGTGACTAGTATTTCACCAGGAATGGTTGATACCCCTATGACGGAAGGTACTGATTTTGGGGAACGCAAAAAACTTGAAGCACAGAATATTGCTGATGCTGTAGTATATGCTTTAACACAACCTAGTCACGTTAATGTTAATGAAGTAACGATAAGACCTGTTTAAATGATGACATTTCTCTATTTAAAATAGCATTTTTGTTTCATGTTACACTTAAATTGTTACGTTTGAATTCAACCACTTTACACAAAGGATGGGATATCAATTGGATAAACGTCAATTTGAAATTTTAGATATGCTAGTGAGATTTAATACTGAAAGTCCACCTGGACGTAATACAGATCCATTGCAAGATGAAATCGAAACGTTACTTAAACAACTGGATTTTTCAATACAGAGAGAACAGTTATACGACAATGATAGTGTGATAGTAGCTACCTTAAAAGGGCACAATCCTAAAGCGCCAAAACTGATATTGAATGGACATGTTGATGTAGCTTCTGTAGATGACGATCAATATTGGCAGTATCCACCTTTTAAACTTACCAACAAAGATGAATGGTTATACGGTCGTGGCGTTAGCGATATGAAAGGTGGTATGTCTTCATTATTCTACGTCTTGGAGCAATTACATCAAGAGGGGCAACGTCCAGAAGGTGATATTATTGTTCAATCAGTAGTCGGTGAAGAAGTAGGTGAAGCAGGAACTAAACGTGCATGTGAAATAGGACCTAAAGGTGACTTAGCCCTTGTCTTAGATACGAGTGAGAATCAAGCACTTGGGCAAGGTGGTGTGATTACCGGATGGATTACAGTTAAAAGTAAAAATACAATACATGATGGTGCGCGTAGTCAAACGATACATGCTGGTGGGGGCTTGTTTGGTGCAAGTGCCATTGAAAAAATGACAAAGGTGATTCAATCGCTTAATGAACTTGAAAGGCATTGGGCTGTCATGAAGAAGAGCCCTGGAATGCCTCCAGGTGCGAATACAATTAACCCAGCTGTCATAGAAGGTGGACGTCACCCTGCATTTATTGCAGATGAATGTCGATTATGGATTACTGTTCATTACTTACCGAACGAAAGTTATGAATCTGTAGTTAATGAAATAGAGCAATATTTAAATAAGGTTGCAGAAGCAGATGTATGGCTCAGAGAGAATCCACTTGAATTTGAATGGGGTGGTACATCCATGATTGAGGATAAAGGAGAAATCTTCCCAAGTTTCACTGTTCCGACACATCATCCAGGTTTTAAGCAATTAGAAGAAGCACATGAACATGTTCATAATAAAAAGCTTGAACATGGTATGAGTACAACTGTAACTGATGGAGGTTGGACAGCACATTTTGGCATTCCCACGATATTATATGGCCCAGGTAGTTTAGAAGAGGCACATAGCGTAGATGAGAAAATAAAAGCAAAGGAATTAGCTCAATATAGTGATGTTTTATATACATTTTTAAAAGAGTGGTATGCACACCCACAATCCTATAAATCATAATAGATAAAAAAGAGGTACAAGCACGACTTTTATACTCACAAAATGTTGAGTTAAAGTGATGTGTTCTGTACCTCTTAATTATTATAAAGAATAACAAGTTGTATATTTATAAAAAGATATTTATTAATTTCATGTTCATTTCATATAAAATACAATTGTCAAGGTGAGTTTATCTTTTAAATGTGTTTTTTAATTTTCGCATCCAACTACCACCACGTCTAGAATGAACGGGTTGTCCAGAAGGTTGTACCGATTGTTTTTTTAGTTCTTCTCCATACTTAATTGCTTCTTGCATCAAGTAAGATTGAGAGTTTAAAGGAGATGAATTGTTTTCGACATAATGATAAACGCCTTGTGCATCTTGGTAACGACCTTTTTGGTTGTCAGATAATTGTAAATTCATATAGTTAACTAATCGTTGTCCTATTGATTTATCTTCAACAGGGAATAATATTTCGACACGTTTAATCATATTACGTGTCATAACGTCAGCTGAAGATAAATAAATATGCGCCTCACCATTATTATGGAAGTAGTAAATACGTGAATGTTCAAGTAAACGACCCACAATACTAACAACCTCTATATTTTCGCTAATACCTGGAATGCCTGGTTTAAGACAACATATACCACGAATAATGAGTTGGATTTTAACGCCTGCTTGGGATGCTTCGAAGAGCTTTTCGATAATCGTTTTATCGGTTAAAGAGTTCATTTTCATCATAATTTTACCGTTACCATGTTGTAAATGACTACGTATTTCTTTATCGATACGATCAATGAAGACGTCTCGAATATCGTATGGTGCTACAATCAATTTATTGTATTCTGGTTTTGTTGAGTAACCACTCAAGTAATTAAAGAAGTTAATTGCATCCTCAGCGATATCTTTATTTGTCGTGATGATACCCATATCTGTGTATAATTTAGCAGTTTTATCGTTATAGTTACCTGTGCCTAAATGAACAAATGACGTAAGTTCATTGTTGATGCGTTTAACGACTAGCGCAATTTTACTATGCGTTTTTAGATGTGTCATACCATAAATAACGTGACAGCCAGCATCTTCTAACATACGTGCCCAATGTACGTTATTTTCTTCATCAAAGCGTGCTTTTAATTCTACGAGCACCGTTACTTGCTTGCCGTTTTCAGCGGCTTCTTTTAAGCTGTTAATAATCGGCGAATCCTTACTCACTCGATACAAGGTTTGTTTGATAGCGATTGTATTTGGGTCATCTGCTGCTTGTCGAATAAAGTCAACTATTGGTTCAAATGATTCATACGGATGGTGGAAGAATATATCTCTTTCTAATGATAATTGATAGATATTCTTGTTGCCTAATGATCTAGGTGGTTGAGGGGTATATTTCTCATACGTTAAATATTTGAGCTTATGAGATAGATGATCAACCAATCCAAATAAGAATGTTAAATCAAGTGGACCATCTAAATAATAAATATCATTATCTTCAATTTCTAATTGATCGATTAACCATTCTACGTTCTCTTTTTCAGAAGTGCGACAATCTAATTCTAAACGTACAGCCGAACCACTCTTACGTTCTTTTAAGAAACGTTCAATTTCTATAAGCAAGTCCTCAGCGCCATCTTCATGAATGGTTAAATCTGCATTACGTGTGATTCGGAAAGTAAAAGTATTTAGTACTTCGTATCCTGTAAATAAATAATTGATGAAATACGTAATCACATCTTCTACCATGACAACGTATTGTTTTGTACCCTCATTTAAAGTTAAAAAGCGTGGAATTAATGAAGGAATTTGAACGATAGCTGAATTAATGGCATCTTCCGTATCGATATCAACAAAAATATTTAAACTTTTATTATTTAACTTTGGAAATGGATGATACGCATCAATGCCTAACGGAGTGAGTGTCGGCAGGACACTTAACTTGAACTCTTTTTCTAATTTTTCTATCAATGCATCTGATAAGTCTTCAGGTTTTACCATCTCAATATCGTAATTGGCTAATTCTTTAATTAATTCGTTATAACGTTGATATTGAGTGTTCACATAGTCTGTATTTTTAATTTTAATAGCATCAAGTTGTTCTTGAGGCGTCATTTGTGCTTTATTTTCAGGTTTGTCATATCCCATTTTGACTTGGTCTTTTAACCCAGCCACTCGAACCATAAAGAATTCATCTAAATTTGAACTGAAGATAGAAATAAAATTAAGTTTTTCAAGCAACGGATTATTTTTATCATATGATTCTTGTAATACCCTATAGTTAAAATCTAGCCAACTTAACTCCCTATTGTTGTAATACTGCGGTAAATTAATATCTTTTTCTCCCAATCGAGTTTGCATACTATACATACACCTCATTAATTTATCTTTATTATGCACCAATCTAAAATATCATAATAATTTTAAGATTTTGTAAATATAATAGAAACCTTACCTTTTAATATTTTTTCAATATGCTTTTTCTGACGATTTGCTTGGTATTCTTCTGCAATAGGTGAACCTTTGTAATAAACTAATAAATCGTATTTGTCATCTTTCTTTGCTTTTAGTTTAACTTCCTCTACAAAACTAGTATGTGAGATATTCAAGGTGTTTGCAAATTTAATAATCCCCCCTAAAGCTTGTATTGTATCTATTTCTTTATTACTAAACCACTGTGTTTCTTTGCAATAGAATTTAAGTAAAGATTTGTTTTTAAAACTAGCTAACAAAGCTAATTTCACACGATCTTTATGCGAAAAGCCGTTAATCATTGAATTTGCGATTAAGTAATACGTATGTGGTGAACTTGAGTCTGAATCAATGAAACTACCTAGGTAATAAATGTAGGCACCTTCAATAAATAATTCTTTTTCCATTGCTGAAATATTAAGTGATCGTTCACTTATAATTTGATTCAATAAGGATTGAGCTAATTTCACACGACGATTAGCACTCGTTTCTTCAATATGATATTCATTCGCTAAATGACGTAATGCATCTTTACGTACGTTACTTTTATTAAACTCATCAGGATATCGTTTGCTGATGTGGTTCATAATAAATCCTTCACGAATTCCTTTTCTTGAGAAGGTGAATTGTGTGGCGTCAATTTTTTTGAAAAGTGTTTTAAAGACGGAGATAGCTGGCAGAATAATATCGACGCGATCGCGGCTTAAACCGTCTAAATTTGTAAGTTCATCGCGAGAACTTTTACGGATTAAATCATAAACATTGTTAATATCTTTCGAAGTCATCTTATAGTTATGAACGCCACCGATAGGGTATGCATGTGCTGATTGATGAATGCGTGCAACATTACGTGCAGAACCACCTACTCCTACAAGCGCAATATGTTGGTTGGATAGCCAGTCTAACTGACTAAATTGCTCACGTAAAAACTGTTCCATATTTTTAATGGCTGTTTTGTCATTGTGTGCTTTATCACCAAAAAACTGACGCTTAAGTGATACCACGCCGAATGGAAAGCTATGAGCCTCTTTAAGTTGTTTGTCTTTGAAAAGGGTAACTTCGGTAGAACCGCCACCGATATCGACAGAAATTCCATTTTCAATATCAGTAGTATGTGTAATCGCATAGTAACCGTAAAATGCTTCATCTTCTTCAGGTACAATTTGAATTTCTATATGAATATCTTGTTTAATTTCTTTAATGATAGCTTCACGATTTTTTGATTGACGGATAGCAGCTGTTGCGATGGGATATAATGCATCAACGTTAAATTTATCCGCAACTTTTCTAAAACTGCTTAATGTTTCTTTTAAAACATGAATACCTTCATCATTCATTTCATTGGACTTAGTGAGATATTGACTTAATCGTGCAGGTGTCTTTATATTCAGTATTTCATTGAGCCCAGTTTTTTTATTGTAGCCAAATATAACAAGTCGAATCGTGTTGGAACCAATGTCTATCAAACCAATTCTTTCTTCCATGTTTGCCTCCTATAATTGAAACAATGCGTTTAAAATAATCCCTATTTAATTTTATTGTACATGATATAGATAAATTGAAAAGAACTTACAGTTAATTTTTCTGAAATATTTAAGATGATTGATAAGTAATTATATTTAAAAATTAATATTAGAAGTTAAGTGGTTTTCGGAAGTGTATTGACTCCCTAAAAAATAATAGGTTTTCCGTCTTATTCTTATCACTGTTTAAGGTGATTCACATCGTGGAAAACTAAAAACTAACATGATACTTAATTATATTAAGTATGTACAAGTGATAGGAGAGTGAGTTTGGATGGAACGTTTAGAAAACAAAATCGCAGTGATTACTGGTGCGAGTACTGGTATTGGACAAGCATCAGCCGTGGCGTTAGCAAAAGAAGGAGCACATGTGTTAGCGCTTGATATATCAGATCAATTAGAAGAAACTGTGCAGTCTATTAATGATAATGGTGGGAAAGCAACTGCATATCGCGTAGACATTTCAGATGATAAACAAGTCAAACAATTCTCAGAAAAAATAGCACAAGAATTTGGACATGTAGATGTTATTTTTAATAATGCGGGTGTAGATAATGGCGCCGGACGTATTCATGAGTATCCAGTTGAAGTGTTTGATAAAATTATGGCTGTTGATATGAGAGGAACGTTTTTAGTAACTAAATTTTTATTACCTTTAATGATGAAACAAGGTGGTTCTATTATTAATACAGCTTCATTCTCTGGACAAGCTGCCGATTTATACCGTTCAGGGTATAATGCTGCAAAGGGCGGTGTCATTAATTTCACAAAATCTATCGCTATAGAATACGGACGTGAAAATATTCGTGCTAATGCCATAGCACCTGGAACAATCGAAACACCACTTGTTGATAATTTAGCAGGTACATCAGATGAAGAAGCCGGACAAACATTCCGAGAAAATCAAAAATGGGTAACACCATTAGGTCGACTAGGAACACCGGAAGAAGTCGGCAAACTTGTAGCCTTTTTAGCTTCCGATGATAGTTCATTTATAACTGGTGAAACTATTCGTATTGATGGTGGCGTGATGGCTTATACATGGCCTGGAGAAATGTTAAGTGATGAAAGTTGGAAAAACTCTACTAAATAAAATTATAGAAAATAAAGCATGCCTAAGACATCACTTCTTGTCTCAGGCATGTTTTAATATATTGTCGGGTAATCAATGAAATAAATATAATTTTTGTTATTGAGATTTGGCAGTAAATTCTAGTATGATGTTAACTTAAATTATTTGTGCTCTAGTAATGATTATTCTGAGCAGTTTTCACACAATTTATACTGTGCATCAGCCCAACTTGATAAGTGAGTATAACCTTTTAATTCTTTAGTATTGATTTTGATGGTAATGTTTTCATCATTATTGAGTGTCTTACCACATTTTGAACAAGTCATAGCTCCAAATATAGTCTTTTTAGCTTTATTACTAGAAGAAAACATGATACGCCTCCTTCATTTACCACATAAGTGCTTGATATCTGTCATCATTTAATGAGCGAACAATCTCAGTAATTAAGCGCACTGAATTTGTATAATCATCAATGTTGAGCACAGATACATTAGAGTGCATATATCTTAATGGTACGCCGATTGTAATCGTTGGGATACCTTCATTGGCTACATGAATGCTACCTGCATCTGTACCACCACCAGGTGTTGTTGCCCACTGTACTGGAATATTATGATGCTCAGCAACGTCTTTAATATGTTTGCGCAAACCATCGTGAGCGATACTAGTAGCATCCATTAATATTGCTAATGGACCATCGCCCAACTTACCTTCATTTTTTTCACTCGTCATACCTGGAACATCGTATGCAACCCCGACGTCCACCGCGATTGCTAAATCAGGTTTAATCAAATTTGCTGCAACTTTAGCACCACGTAAACCTACTTCTTCTTGTACAGTTGCACCGGCATATAAATTGATGTCTATGTTTTCATCTTTTAGTTGTTGAAGTACTTCAACAGCGAGTGCACATCCATAGCGATTATCAAAAGCTTTAGCAGTTAAGTATTTATCATTCGCTAAAGATTCAAATTCACTATAAGGTGTAATCATATTACCTAATTCGATTCCCGCTTCTTTCGCTTCTTCTTTATTACGCACACCAATATCGATGTACATATTTTTAATATCAACTGGTTTTTTGCGTTCTTCCGGCGAGAGGGCGTGTGGAGGTTTAGAACCAATAATTCCACGTATCTCTTTGCCACTTTCAGTAGTAATCGTCACTTTTTGAGATAACATGACTTGATTCCACCATCCACCAATTGGCGTGAAATAAATGTATCCTTGTTCATCAATTTGTGTAACGATAAAGCCAATTTCATCTAAATGGCCAGAAATCATTAAAGATTTAGTTCCATGAGTAGCATTCTTTTTACCAAAAATACCACCTAATTGGTCTTCAACGATATCATCGCTCACAGGTGTTAAATAATCTTTCATTAAAGATTTAACTTGCATTTCATGTCCAGAAATACCATTAACATCTGTTAAAGATTTAAGTAACGCTTTAGATTCTGGCATAGTCATTCCTCCATTAATAAGTCTTTAAGATTAGTATAACATTCTAAATAGTGAAATTCTGAATACCATGTTTATAGATGTTTAAATTTTCGAAATAAAAAGATATTTATCTTCATATAAGTAACATATTCAAATTAAAGATGATATAATTAACATGATTAAAGATGAGAGAAGGCGACTACTATGAAAAAAGTCATATCGCTTTTAGTAGTATTAGTTATAAGTGCTGTATCTCTTTCGGCATGTGGGAAAGAACGCACAAAAACTTATGAAGGCGAAGTAAACGGAAAGCAAGTGATTACATCTTTGACATACAAAGATGATGAAGTTCTCAAACAATCTACTATAGCAACAGTTAAATATGATGATTTAGGCATCGGTAAAGATGAAGCTAAACAAATGTTTAAAAATGATGAACAAGCATTCAAAGGGATAGACGGGGTTACATATAAAACAGATTATAAAGAGCGAAAGGCCATCGAACATATCGATATTGATTATAAAGATGCCGATATAGATCAGCTTAAGAAAAATTTAGGTTTCATATCATCCGATGCAAAAAAGGGTGACCATGTTAGTATGGATAGGGTTGTCAAACAACTTAAACGTAATGGTTTAAAAGATAAAAGTAAAATGAATGAAGATAATTAAATTGAAAAGGAGTGAGACAGCATTTTGTCTCGCTCCTTTTCGATGTTGTGATTTAAGAAATTAATTTAAGTTTATAATCCTGAATGGACGTTGTAGTGCCATCTAATTGTCTATAGATAATATGGTCGGAAGTAATCTCCGTTGGACTATGAACGCCTACAGCTGCAGCGATGTTAAATAAACCTTCATGCAAACTTGTAACATAATTTGTAACACGGTATTGTTTTTCATCAACAATAAGTCCCTTTTCCTTTTTAGGATCGGTTGTTGCTACTCCAACTGGACATGTATTTAAATGACATTGTTGGCTCATGATGCAACCTACACTTATCATCATACCTCTAGCAATATTGACGAGATCCGCACCTAATCCTAATGCAATAGCGATTTTATCTGGAGTCACTAATTTACCGGACGCAAAAATTTTAACCTTGTTTCTTATGCCATACTTTTCTAACATACTTGAAACGATAGGAAGTGCTGTAAATAACGGTAAACCAACACCATCTTCAAGCTCTTGGAAGGTAGCGCCTGTACCACCTTCACCACCATCAACAGTAATAAAGCTTGGATAGGTGTCTATCTCTACCATTGTTTTAACTAACGCCTCTATTTCTTCAACTTTACTGACAACAATTTTGAAGCCGACAGGTTTTTGACCTATCGATTGTAAATGATTAACGAAATTCAGTAAATCTGTTGGATTTTTAATAAAATCAAAACGATTAGGTGAATTAATAGTTTCATATGGTTTCACATTTCTAATGCGTGCAATCTCTTCTGTGACTTTGTTTCCCTCCATATGCCCACCACGTGTTTTAGCACCTTGAGCTAACTTAATTTCAAATGCGCGTACATTATTGTGTTCGGCAAGATTGATAAACATGTCTCTATTAAAATTGCCATCATGATCTCTTACTCCAAAGAGTCCTGGACCAATTTGATAGATGATGTCACCATTACCTTTCAAATGATATTCAGATAATCCACCTTCACCTGTATTCATCCATGTACCAGCTTTAGCTAACCCCATTGACAGTGCAGTAATTGCATTTTTACCTAAAGCGCCATAACTCATCCCAGATTGACCAACTAAGCGTTTGATTTTAAAGGGATGCTTAAGGTTAGAGCCCAATACTACTGCATGTTCATCAGTTAAGAAAAACGGATCAACCTGAGCGCTTTTTCTGTATTCTTCTCTACTAAATAGGCGCTCATTCTCAATATGATATAAGAATGTAGAAATGAATTCAGTATGATCGATATGTAATTCAGTTGCTTGAAGTGGGAACATCGTATTTTGAATATAAAATCCCTCTAAGTAATCTTTCCCTGTACCAAAACTGGTCATTCTTGATTTATATTTTCCAGCTAAAACGATGTTTTTATAATCACTTCGTGAAAAAGGTTTTCCTTCATTATCGTTAGCGAAGAAATATTGTCTTAATTCGGGACCGATTTTTTCAGAAATATAACGGATTCGACCCAAAACAGGAAAATTTCTTAGTACACTGTGTTGATTTTGACCTTTATCTTTAAATAACCAAATAACCCCAAGAATCATAATCGTTAATAACACAATCATGATGATAATATTGACTATGAATTGCATGACAGTTAAAACTGACATAAACAATACCCCCTAAAAACGTTTTCAATATTATGATACAACAATGTATGCGTTTTACAATGAAAGTCTAATAGAAAAACATTAAAATTATTGTACGGCTATATTAAGATGAAAATAAATGTTTTATGCGAGAAGAGGGACAATATGGATATTAAACAATCTTCAGAGAAACAAGGTCGACCGCATCATTTATCAGACAGTAGGACAGTTTTAAAAAGAAATTTTATATTAATACCAACTTATATTTTATTACAAAGTATCATACCAATCATTGTTGTTTTCGGCTCATTAGGGATCACTGCCATGATAACACAACAGGCACCACCACAATGGTTGTATCATTTTTCATTAAGTTTAAGTTTTGTGATTGCTCAAGGTCTAATATTAATTATCTTTTATAAAATGCATCAATCTGTAATAAATGATGTGATGAAGCAACAATGGATAATTGCAAAGAATAAAATAATTAAAATTGTAATAGTTGCGATTGTCGTATATTTATTATTACTTATAATTCGGGTGATTGGAACATCATTACCTAATCATTTAAGTTATCATCTCACGCAATACGAACAACGTACGCTAGGGCTATTTAAATCACCATATGTGTTGTTAGTTACTTTTATATCCATGGTATTCTTACGTCCAATGGTAGAACAAATCATTTATAGATATCTCATCATCCATGAATTAGGAAAAGTATGGAATAGACAATTTGTAATTGGTTTGTCTATTCTTATTGAAACGATCGTACATGTTTACGACATGGCATCGATTTTTGAAATTTTTCCATATATCGTTATTGCTTCAGCAGCTACAATACTATATATTAAATCGCGGGATAATTTAATTGTCGCTTATATATTTCAAGTGATTTTGCAATGTATCCTTTTTATAGAAATTTTATGTAAGTATACCAACTTTTAAGAAGAAAAGTTTGGAATAGGAGTTTATTATGTCAAAGGAAGTACAACATTGTTATTGTCAAACTCAAACTACCGTTGAGGAAAAATTTAAATTAAAGAAAATAGTCAAAAGGGATTTTTTGCTTGTTCCTCTATATGTTTTGGCAATTTTTATTTTACCTGATTTGTTCGCTAATATTACAACGTGGATATTAGCTATAGTTAATGGTTATTTATCTGAAGATTATTTAAATAGCTTTTATAATGATGCAAGTACTGTATATGCATTTGTCGGAGAGGCAATTGTTATTCTTATTTTTTATTTATTGCATAAAAGAACGATGATAACGACTGCAATGACTAAAATTAAAGAATTAAAAAAATATATACCATTACTTATTATTTGTGCGTTAAGCACAGAGGTTTTTACAAGTCTTTGGGAATATTCAATTGATTTTTTACCTGAACAATATCAATATTATGAGACAGTTAATGAAGAAGGAATTGAAGAGTTATTTACACATACGTGGATAACACCCATACTATTTATAGATATTGTTATTTTTACACCAATCATTGAAGAACTTTTATTTCGTCATTTAATCATTCATGAACTAGGTAAAAAATTAACTTATGGTTTGATGTATATTGTGTCAATAGTGGGATTTACATATTTTCATTGTACTGATGCAGTTTCACCATTTGAAGCAGGACCTTACTTTATTGCAGCAGTCGTATTTGTTATAGGTTACCATTTTAGCCACCGTAATTTAGCAGTACCCATTGCTTTGCATATGATTACAAATTTAATAGCATTTTAAACAGTACTGCTACTTATACGATTGCGTTTAAGTAAACTATTACTTCGTATTAGAACCTAACAACCGCAAATAAACTATTTCAGATAAAAATTATTAACATAGAAAAATTAGTTATGTCATTGATGAATTAAAGGAGTATTTAATGAAGGATAACACGTTCACAACAAGAAAAATAATTAAAAAAGACTTTTTGCTTGTTCCATTATATTACATATTTTATATATTCATCCCTTTACTTATGGGGCATACCCTCATTAAAATTTTATCATTTGTGGGTTTCAATTTAACTAAAAACGAGACGGATATACTTTTTTTAGATATAACCTCTTTAACAACATTAGTCGGGGAAATAATTATTCTTTTATCATTCTATTTAATGCATAGAAAATCTATTATACCTATAGCAATTGCAAGGATTAAGGAATTAAAAAAACATGTAGCTCTTATAGTGATTTGTTTAAGTTTTATTTTTTTAATGAGTGATATCTACGATAATGTAATATATTCATTACCAGAAAAATTTCAGTATGATGAAACTGTAAATCAAATGGAAATTAATAAGATGTTTACTCATAAATGGATGTTACCGTTTTTGTTTTTAGATATTACAATACTCACACCTTTCATTGAAGAGTTACTAATGAGACATTTATTAATCCATGAATTAGGGAAAAAATTGACATATGGATTAATGAACATTGTATCTGTAATTATTTTTGCTTATCTTCACTGCACGCAAGCAAAGTCGCCTTTTGAAATAGGGCCCTACTTAATTATAGCTATAGGATTAGTAAGCGCATATCATTTTAGTGGTAGAAATTTAGCAGTTGCTATACTAGTGCATATGATTTTAAGTGTGGTTGCATTTATAAGTATGTATACATCTATAATATAAGTGAGTGATTGAGTACAATAATTTAACAGGTACAAACTTAAATTTAATAATATTAAAATAGTCAAAATAGGGAATAGAGTTTAGTAATGTCGATATAAGGATGTGTTTAAATTGCTACTTAAGGTTGAACATCTTACATACAAGGTTGATAATCGTACGATTTTAGATGATATTAATTTGAATATTAATAAAGGAGACACGATTGCTATTGTAGGACCTTCTGGAAGCGGTAAGAGTACTTTACTCAAACAATTGAATCATTTAATTAGTCCCACGAGTGGAGATTTATATTTGAATGATCAATCTTACTTTAATTATAAGCCGGAAGAGATAAGAACACGTGTGAGTTATTTAATGCAACAAAGTGAGTTAATCGGTTATACAATTGAAGATAATATGAAATTTCCTGCTGAGGCTAGAAGTGAAGCTTTTGACCGTGATAAAGCGAAACAACTCATCTCTCAAGTAGGATTAGGTAATTATCAGTTAGATGCTCAAATTGAGCACATGTCTGGGGGAGAGCAACAACGTATTACCATCGCTAGACAACTCATGTATGAACCTGAAGTTTTATTATTAGACGAAGCTACTAGCGCTTTAGATACACATAATAAAAAGAAAATTGAAG
Encoded proteins:
- a CDS encoding SDR family oxidoreductase, whose protein sequence is MERLENKIAVITGASTGIGQASAVALAKEGAHVLALDISDQLEETVQSINDNGGKATAYRVDISDDKQVKQFSEKIAQEFGHVDVIFNNAGVDNGAGRIHEYPVEVFDKIMAVDMRGTFLVTKFLLPLMMKQGGSIINTASFSGQAADLYRSGYNAAKGGVINFTKSIAIEYGRENIRANAIAPGTIETPLVDNLAGTSDEEAGQTFRENQKWVTPLGRLGTPEEVGKLVAFLASDDSSFITGETIRIDGGVMAYTWPGEMLSDESWKNSTK
- a CDS encoding M42 family metallopeptidase, which codes for MPESKALLKSLTDVNGISGHEMQVKSLMKDYLTPVSDDIVEDQLGGIFGKKNATHGTKSLMISGHLDEIGFIVTQIDEQGYIYFTPIGGWWNQVMLSQKVTITTESGKEIRGIIGSKPPHALSPEERKKPVDIKNMYIDIGVRNKEEAKEAGIELGNMITPYSEFESLANDKYLTAKAFDNRYGCALAVEVLQQLKDENIDINLYAGATVQEEVGLRGAKVAANLIKPDLAIAVDVGVAYDVPGMTSEKNEGKLGDGPLAILMDATSIAHDGLRKHIKDVAEHHNIPVQWATTPGGGTDAGSIHVANEGIPTITIGVPLRYMHSNVSVLNIDDYTNSVRLITEIVRSLNDDRYQALMW
- a CDS encoding YehR family lipoprotein, coding for MKKVISLLVVLVISAVSLSACGKERTKTYEGEVNGKQVITSLTYKDDEVLKQSTIATVKYDDLGIGKDEAKQMFKNDEQAFKGIDGVTYKTDYKERKAIEHIDIDYKDADIDQLKKNLGFISSDAKKGDHVSMDRVVKQLKRNGLKDKSKMNEDN
- a CDS encoding FMN-binding glutamate synthase family protein, producing MSVLTVMQFIVNIIIMIVLLTIMILGVIWLFKDKGQNQHSVLRNFPVLGRIRYISEKIGPELRQYFFANDNEGKPFSRSDYKNIVLAGKYKSRMTSFGTGKDYLEGFYIQNTMFPLQATELHIDHTEFISTFLYHIENERLFSREEYRKSAQVDPFFLTDEHAVVLGSNLKHPFKIKRLVGQSGMSYGALGKNAITALSMGLAKAGTWMNTGEGGLSEYHLKGNGDIIYQIGPGLFGVRDHDGNFNRDMFINLAEHNNVRAFEIKLAQGAKTRGGHMEGNKVTEEIARIRNVKPYETINSPNRFDFIKNPTDLLNFVNHLQSIGQKPVGFKIVVSKVEEIEALVKTMVEIDTYPSFITVDGGEGGTGATFQELEDGVGLPLFTALPIVSSMLEKYGIRNKVKIFASGKLVTPDKIAIALGLGADLVNIARGMMISVGCIMSQQCHLNTCPVGVATTDPKKEKGLIVDEKQYRVTNYVTSLHEGLFNIAAAVGVHSPTEITSDHIIYRQLDGTTTSIQDYKLKLIS
- the lnsB gene encoding CPBP family lipoprotein N-acylation protein LnsB, which encodes MDIKQSSEKQGRPHHLSDSRTVLKRNFILIPTYILLQSIIPIIVVFGSLGITAMITQQAPPQWLYHFSLSLSFVIAQGLILIIFYKMHQSVINDVMKQQWIIAKNKIIKIVIVAIVVYLLLLIIRVIGTSLPNHLSYHLTQYEQRTLGLFKSPYVLLVTFISMVFLRPMVEQIIYRYLIIHELGKVWNRQFVIGLSILIETIVHVYDMASIFEIFPYIVIASAATILYIKSRDNLIVAYIFQVILQCILFIEILCKYTNF
- a CDS encoding CPBP family intramembrane glutamic endopeptidase produces the protein MSKEVQHCYCQTQTTVEEKFKLKKIVKRDFLLVPLYVLAIFILPDLFANITTWILAIVNGYLSEDYLNSFYNDASTVYAFVGEAIVILIFYLLHKRTMITTAMTKIKELKKYIPLLIICALSTEVFTSLWEYSIDFLPEQYQYYETVNEEGIEELFTHTWITPILFIDIVIFTPIIEELLFRHLIIHELGKKLTYGLMYIVSIVGFTYFHCTDAVSPFEAGPYFIAAVVFVIGYHFSHRNLAVPIALHMITNLIAF